The nucleotide sequence ATGGGCATGAACAACGTGGTGATGAGTGTCAGGGTTTTCATCACGTCGGTCAGGCGATTGTTGACGACGGACAGGTAGGTGTCCAGCACGCCGGTAACCAGGTCGCGCATGGATTCGTTGATGTCGTGCAGGCGCACCAGGTGGTCGTACACGTCGCGGAAGTAGAGGCGGCCGCGGGCATCTACCACCTCGTAGTCGTCGCGGGCCAGTTTGTTGAGCACCTCGCGCTGGGGCGCGATGATGCGTCGCAGGTTGAGGAGCGCCCTCTTGAGGGCCAGGAGCCGCTCCAGCGTGGCCGTGCGCAGCGACCCTGCCAGCACCTGATCTTCCAGTTGGTCTATGGCGACGTCAATCTCCTCAAAGACAGGCATGTAGCCCGCAACGATCTCATCGGCGATGCGGTAGGCGCGGCGCACTTCCGAAAAGTGCGTTGCATCTATGCTCGTGGCGCGACCAACAGACGCTGGAACCGATACCTGGCCGTAGTACCTTATTCCTATTGCAGGGGCCGGTATATGCTCTTATAATGGCGGTAGATTATCGGAGTATCCACAATTTAGTTTGAAAGGAGATGTCAAGATGTTCTACTTGCCGCGGGAGAAAGGCCAGGGGTTGGTTGAGTACGCTCTGATTCTCGTGCTGGTGGCCGTGGTCGTGATCGCTGTGCTGTTGCTGCTTGGCCCGGCGGTCGGCAACGTGTTCAGCACGATCATCTCCAACCTGTAGGTCGCGACACTCGGAAACCCACTTCTACAACTGAATAGCAAGGAGGCCCCGCTGTGGAAGCGGGGCTTTCTTTTGCGCTTGCGGGTACGGCAGGCGCGGAGGCGCTACCCGCCGCCAGTCGCCCGAGTAACCCTGCGCCCCTTCCACTCGGCGCCGCCTCGGCGCGCCAGCACCAGCGATCGGACGGCGATGGCGAACGCGATGGGGATGGACACAGGGTAGAGCAGGGCCACGTACAGGGGGAACTTGAAGCGGGCGCACGCGATGGCCCAGGTGGCGAGCATCTCGGCCACGACGATCATCGCAGGGCCAGGGGCGAATGCGGGGGGCAGCACGCCAAGGCCCGCGGCCACCAGCACGAGGATGGGCTCCCACGCCAACACCAGCAGGTAGGTCCAGACGAACAGGAGCAGAGCCGCGTTGTAGCGGAACGCGGCGTACAGGTTCTTGCTGAAGCCAGTCCAGGCTTCGCGGAAGTTGCGGTACATTCGACATTGAACGCGGTCCGTCCCATCCGCGAGCCGCAGCCGCAGGCCAGCCGCCTTGACTCGCGCGGCGAGGGCCAGGTCGTCCACCACATTTTCGCGGATGGCGGCGTGCCCGCCGATGGCCTCGTAGGCTGCGCGTCGGAACAGCATGTACTGGCCTATCGCCACCGAAAGATCGGGCGCGAGCCGACTGTGCGCCAAGGGGACCGAGAGGTACGAGTGGATGCTCCAGTACATGACCGGCACCACGAGCCGCTCGCCCCAGGTAACCGCCTGCTCTTGCGGGAACACCGAGAGCAGATCGGCGCCGGTGGCCAACATCGTGGCCACGGTCTCGCGTAGCGCGCTTGGATGATGGCGGGTGTCGGCGTCGGTGAACAGGAGGAGCGTCCCCTCGGCGGCCTGCGCCAGTTGGGCGCAGGCCCAGTGCTTTCCGATCCAGCCGTCGGGGCGCGGTTCGCCCTTGAGCACGCGAAGCCGTGGGGACTCGGCTGCCAACGCCTGCAGGCGAGCCAGCGTCCCGTCGGTGGACTCGTCGTCCAGGACCAGCACCTCAAAGTCGGGGTAGTCCTGCGCCAGGAGGTCGCGGACGCACGGGCCGATGTTGTGCTCCTCGTTGCGGGCGGGGACGAGGATGGAGACCCGCGGGGCCGCCCCGATCAGGGGGTATTTGCCGATCTTGCGCAGGGCCCACAGGTTGCCCAGCGCGTTCAGCAGGATGATGGCCAGGAAAACCGTCAGGCTGTACTGGTGCTGGGACCAGAACCCGTTCATTGCGAGCCTCGCAGCCGCCGTAGCAGCCAGGGCCGGAACCGAATGGACTGCCGAAGGTCTGCGCGGTGCTTCCAGACCATGATGGCGGTGTTGCCGGCCCAGACTGCCAGGAGCCCAGGCGGATGCCCGCGCAGCAGGAGGTGTGCCAGCAAGCCTGCCATCCCCAGCATGGCCGACCAGGCGTCCACCGCGATCGTGAAGTAGAACACGCCCAGCAGCACGCCGAGGATGATGGGCACTTCGCCCACGGTAAGCCCCGTCCAGATGCCAAAGGTTACGGCCACTGCCTTTCCCCCGCGGAAGCGCAGGAAGGGCGAGAAGGCATGTCCCAGAACCGGCGCGAGCGCCACGGCGACCAGCGCGGGGCCGTCCATGCCCAGACGGAAATGGGCGAAGCCCACAGGGACTGCGCCCTTGAGGTAGTCCAGCAGGACCGCCAGTAGGCCCACGGGCCAGCCGCCGGCGCGCCAGGCGTTGGCCGCGCCTGGGTTTCCGTCGCCGTAGCGGCGGATGTCAGCGCGCAGCAGGAGACGGCCGATCCAAACGGAGAAAGGAATGGAACCCGACAGGAAGCCGATCGCTATCCAGAAGAGTGTGCCCACAGGCCGCCTCTGACGGGCGCATCGTACCGAGAGTACCGCGGTTGCCCGAATTCAGGGCCAGTATAGCAGAGTTGCTGCCACGCGCAAGATTGTCGCCGCGGCTCGGTTCTATTCGTGTGGTGCAAGGCGTGAGGCACTTCCGGAAGTGCGTCGCACCTGTACCCATGCCGCGACGGCCACTATCCGGAACCGAGTCGTCCCCGCCATCCCCCTTGACGCCGCGCGGGACCCGGCTACAATTGCGCTGCGTCGGCGCTTCTGCGCGCAAACGAAAAGGGGGAGGTGGCAGTATGCTCAGAGAGTTCAAGGAATTCGCGATGCGGGGCAACGTGGTGGACATGGCGGTGGGCATCATCATCGGCGCGGCCTTCGGGAAGATCATTACGTCGCTGGTGAACGACATCCTCATGCCGCCCATCGGGTTGCTGCTGGGGGGCGTGGATTTCGGCGACCTGTACTTGAACCTGTCGGGCGGCTCGTATGCTTCGCTGGCCGAGGCCAAGGCCGCGGGCGCAGCCACCATCAACTACGGCGCGTTTCTCAACACCGTGATTGACTTCATCATCGTGGCCTTTGCCATCTTCCTGGTGGTGCGCGCCATCAACCGCATGAGGCGTCAGCCCGCGCCCGCCGAGCCGACGACGAAGGAGTGCCCGTTCTGCCTGTCCAAGATTCCGCTCAAGGCGACGCGTTGCCCGTTCTGCACCTCGGAGTTGGGTCGCCAAGGCGCATGAGAAGGCTGAGAGCCATCTGGCGAGACTTGCGGATCGTCATCCGCGCCGTGTCGGGCAACCTGGCGCTGTTTGCGGCGCTCCTGGTTGGCGCGGCGGTCCTGATGCGCCTGGCCGGTTCCTATCCGCACGAAAGCCTGCTGGATCTCATCGTGCGCGCGTTTCACATGGCCTATCTTGAGGCGGTGGTGGAGCCAGGGGACGGGTGGCTGCCCGACGCGCTGACGTTCGTTGTCCCCGCGCTGACCATTCTCATTCTGGGCGAGGGGGCCTTGCGCGTGGTCGCCGTCTATGTGCGGCGCGATGAATACCGAGAGGAGTGGGATCGGTTGGTTGCGAGAACATTCTCCGGACATACCATCATCTGCGGCGTCGGCGAACTGGGGCGTGCGATGTGTCGCAAACTGCTCGCGGTGAACCCCGATGCGCCCATCGTTCTGGTGGACGTGAAGCCCGATATGCTGCCGGAAATCGGCGTCGCTGCGCCAAACGTGTGCTATCTTCAGGCCGACATGACCGCGCTGGCGACGCTGGAGGCTGCCCACTGCCGAGAGGCCGCGCTCGTCATTTTGGCTTCGGGCAATGACGCGCTGAATCTGGAGGCGGGGTTCAAGGCGCATAACCTGAATCCGGAAGCCGAGATTTGGATACGGCTGTACCGAAACGAACTGGCGGCGCTGATGGATGTGGCCGCGAAGCCCACCATCCACTTCTTCAGCCCGTATGAGCGCGCGGCCGACGCGCTGGTGGAGCACCTGCGGAATCCCCAGCACTGAGCGTGCGGCGCTTTTGGCGGCCCGCGTGCTTCGTGGTAGTATGGGTGTTCCACGGCACAGGCCGCATTGGCGCTGTCGTGCCAGATGCTCACAAAGGAGTGAACGGATGCAGACCATGCGAACCGAGGACTACATCGCCCTGGAGGAGCGATACAACGCCCACAACTACAAGCCGCTGGACGTGGTCATCGCCCGCGCGGAAGGCGCAGCGGTGTGGGACGTGGAGGGCCGCAGGTACCTGGACTTCCTGTCGGCGTATTCGGCCGTGAACCAGGGCCACTGCCACCCGCGCATCGTGCGGGCGCTGGTGGAGCAGGCGCAGAAGGTAACGCTGACCTCGCGCGCCTTCCGCAACGACCAGTTGCCCCTGCTTGCGAAGGAACTGTGCGAACTTTTTGGCTACGAGATGATGCTCCCGATGAACACCGGCGTGGAGGCGGTGGAGACGGCCATCAAGGCGGCGCGCAAGTGGGCGTACAAGGTGAAGGGCGTCGCCGATGAGCAGGCCGAGATCATCGCGTGCACGGGCAACTTCCACGGGCGCACGACTACCATCATCAGTTTCTCCAGCGAGGAGCAGTACCGCGACGGGTTTGGCCCGTACACCCCAGGGTTCAAACTCATTGCGTTCGGTGACGCCGACGAACTGGAGCGGGCCATCACACCTCGCACGGCAGCCTTTCTTTTTGAGCCGATCCAGGGTGAGGCCGGCGTGGTGGTGCCACCCGCTGGGTATCTCCGCGCGGTGCGGGAGATTTGCACGCGGCACCGCGTGCTGATGATCGCGGACGAGATTCAGACCGGCATGGGGCGCACGGGCAAGATGCTGGCGTGCGACCACGAGGGCGTACGCCCCGACGTGGTTACGCTGGGCAAGGCGCTGTCGGGCGGGCTGTATCCGGTCTCGGCGGTGCTGGCCTCGCGCGAGGTGCTGGGCGTATTCGCGCCAGGCGACCATGGCTCCACGTTTGGCGGCAACCCGCTGGCGTGCGCGGTGGCGCGGGAGGCGCTGCGCGTCATCGTGGACGAGCGCCTGCCCGAGCGGGCGGCGGCCCTGGGCGAGCGGATGACGGCGCGCCTGCGGCAGGTGTGCAGCCCGCACGTGGAGCAGGTGCGCGGCAAGGGGCTAATGGTGGGCGTCGTCCTGAAGCGCCAGGCGGGCGGGGCGCGGCGCTTCTGCGAGGCGCTCAAAGAGCGCGGCGTCCTGGCCAAGGAGACGCATGAGCACGTGATCCGCCTGGCCCCGCCGCTGGTCATCTCCGAGCAAGACCTGGATTGGGCGCTGGATCGGGTGGAAGATGTCCTGCAGATGCCGTAGCGTCCGCGAGGGAGGATGCCGTGCCGACCGAGAGTCGCCGCCAGACGGTTGAGGCGTTCGCGCCTGCTCTCGTGGCGGTGGCCGCGTACCTTGTCTTTCTGGCGCTTGTCCTCGCGCCCTACGGCTTCAACGTCTCGGCGCTCATCGGCCTGGGCGCGACAAACCCGCTCAACGACGCTGCGTCGCTCCCCGATGGCCTCATTGTCTTTCAGGGCATCGGATACGACGGCCAGCATTTCTACCACGTTGCGCGGAGCCTGGTGCGCGGCGAGCGTCCGTCGGTGCCTGCGGTGCGGGTGCAGCGCATCGGGTACCCGCTGGCGGCGGCGCTGCTGTCGCTGGGGCGGGAGGCCGCTATCCCCTACGCGCTCGTGGCCGTCAACCTGCTCGCCGTGGCGACGGGCACGGCGGTTTTCGTCCGCTTGCTGCGCCGCCATGGACTCAACCCCTGGTGGAGCCTGCTGTTTGCGCTGAACTCGGGCCAGATTCTGGCGGTGCAGATGGATTTGGCGCTGCCGATGGTGCTGGCGTTCGCGGCGGGCGCGTGGCTGTGCTGGGAGAGGCGGCGCGTGGCAGCGGCCAGCGCGTTGCTGGCTGCGGCTCTCCTGACCAGGGAAAGCGCCGTCTTGTTCCTGTTGCCTCTCGTGGCGGCGGAACTGCTGGCAAAGCGGTGGCGGGATGCGGCGATTCTGGGCCTGTCGGTGGTGCCCTTTTTTGCATGGCAGGGGGCGCTCAAGGTGTGGCTGGGAGCGGGAGGGCTGGCGGTGTCGGCGAGGCACATCGTGGTGCCTGGCGCGGGCATGGCGACGGCGCTGGGCAACGCGGTCGCGAGCATCGGCCAGGGACTGGGGACGATGGTCAGGCAGGGGAGCATCGTGGCGGTGATGGCGCTGACCCTGGCCGCGCTGGCGGTGTCGCTGTGGCGGATGCGCGGGGGTTACGACGCCTACACGGGCGGCGTGTTCGTCCATGCGGCTTTCGCGCTCTTCGCCAGTTACGACATCTGGGCGGCGTATGCCTCGGCAGGGCGGGTGTTCGCGGGGATGTTTCCGCTGCTGGTGCTCGCCTATGCCGTCCGCCGCGACCGATGGACGCTCCTGCTGATCGGCGCGAGCGCGGCGCTGGCGCTCTTCACGCTGCTGCGACCGTTCATCATCTCGCCGCACGTGCCGTTTGTGGTAACGGGGTAAACCGTGCGCTCACCGCGGAGCAAGTGGAGACCGCAGAGATATACCCCGAAATCTCCGCGTCCTCGCCGGTCTATGCCGTGAGAACCCCCTACGTCCCCGCCCGATGCCAGCCGCGGGGTTCTACTTGAACTTGAACGCCGCCTGCATGTACTCAAAGATCTTCATGTTCGCGTCCAGGTCTTTGTCCGGCGTCGCGCCCATGAAGATAAGCACCGTGCCGTCGTCCCGCTTCGCCATGACGATGTGCGCGCCCATCTTGCCGATGTCGGGGTCTGTCCCCGTGCCGACGAAGATTTTCCCCTTCGCGCCGCCCATGGTCGTATCGCCTTGCTTGATGATCTTGACATCCGGCTCGCGGGTGAGGTCCATCTCCGCCATGGCCGCGTCAATGTCCTCCACCCCCATCGCGCCCGCCAAGGATTGCGGAACGGTCATCAGCACGACGATAGGGTTGTCGTTCCCCAGTTTGTTGAGGTCCAAGTTGGCTGGGTCCGAGGTGTCAATCGCCTGCGGAGAGAAGAAGGCCATGCTGATGCCCATCATGTCCAGGCTGCTCTCCTGCCAGGCCGTGGGGTACTCCATGGTGAAGGTGCTCGCCTCGTACTTCTGCATCGCCACGGGGGGCTTGCCTGCGCCGCCGCCACCGCCACAGGCCGCCAGCAGTACAACGGCAACGACGAGCGCAACCATC is from Chloroflexota bacterium and encodes:
- a CDS encoding Flp family type IVb pilin — protein: MFYLPREKGQGLVEYALILVLVAVVVIAVLLLLGPAVGNVFSTIISNL
- a CDS encoding glycosyltransferase, which encodes MNGFWSQHQYSLTVFLAIILLNALGNLWALRKIGKYPLIGAAPRVSILVPARNEEHNIGPCVRDLLAQDYPDFEVLVLDDESTDGTLARLQALAAESPRLRVLKGEPRPDGWIGKHWACAQLAQAAEGTLLLFTDADTRHHPSALRETVATMLATGADLLSVFPQEQAVTWGERLVVPVMYWSIHSYLSVPLAHSRLAPDLSVAIGQYMLFRRAAYEAIGGHAAIRENVVDDLALAARVKAAGLRLRLADGTDRVQCRMYRNFREAWTGFSKNLYAAFRYNAALLLFVWTYLLVLAWEPILVLVAAGLGVLPPAFAPGPAMIVVAEMLATWAIACARFKFPLYVALLYPVSIPIAFAIAVRSLVLARRGGAEWKGRRVTRATGGG
- a CDS encoding glycerol-3-phosphate acyltransferase, whose protein sequence is MGTLFWIAIGFLSGSIPFSVWIGRLLLRADIRRYGDGNPGAANAWRAGGWPVGLLAVLLDYLKGAVPVGFAHFRLGMDGPALVAVALAPVLGHAFSPFLRFRGGKAVAVTFGIWTGLTVGEVPIILGVLLGVFYFTIAVDAWSAMLGMAGLLAHLLLRGHPPGLLAVWAGNTAIMVWKHRADLRQSIRFRPWLLRRLRGSQ
- the mscL gene encoding large conductance mechanosensitive channel protein MscL yields the protein MLREFKEFAMRGNVVDMAVGIIIGAAFGKIITSLVNDILMPPIGLLLGGVDFGDLYLNLSGGSYASLAEAKAAGAATINYGAFLNTVIDFIIVAFAIFLVVRAINRMRRQPAPAEPTTKECPFCLSKIPLKATRCPFCTSELGRQGA
- a CDS encoding NAD-binding protein gives rise to the protein MRRLRAIWRDLRIVIRAVSGNLALFAALLVGAAVLMRLAGSYPHESLLDLIVRAFHMAYLEAVVEPGDGWLPDALTFVVPALTILILGEGALRVVAVYVRRDEYREEWDRLVARTFSGHTIICGVGELGRAMCRKLLAVNPDAPIVLVDVKPDMLPEIGVAAPNVCYLQADMTALATLEAAHCREAALVILASGNDALNLEAGFKAHNLNPEAEIWIRLYRNELAALMDVAAKPTIHFFSPYERAADALVEHLRNPQH
- the rocD gene encoding ornithine--oxo-acid transaminase, which translates into the protein MRTEDYIALEERYNAHNYKPLDVVIARAEGAAVWDVEGRRYLDFLSAYSAVNQGHCHPRIVRALVEQAQKVTLTSRAFRNDQLPLLAKELCELFGYEMMLPMNTGVEAVETAIKAARKWAYKVKGVADEQAEIIACTGNFHGRTTTIISFSSEEQYRDGFGPYTPGFKLIAFGDADELERAITPRTAAFLFEPIQGEAGVVVPPAGYLRAVREICTRHRVLMIADEIQTGMGRTGKMLACDHEGVRPDVVTLGKALSGGLYPVSAVLASREVLGVFAPGDHGSTFGGNPLACAVAREALRVIVDERLPERAAALGERMTARLRQVCSPHVEQVRGKGLMVGVVLKRQAGGARRFCEALKERGVLAKETHEHVIRLAPPLVISEQDLDWALDRVEDVLQMP